One window from the genome of Atribacterota bacterium encodes:
- a CDS encoding 2-oxoacid:acceptor oxidoreductase family protein, whose protein sequence is MLNNLYLVGVGGQGVIRLGQIIAAYAMEEGQKVKFFKQVGMAQRGGAVHCEVRIGDAFSSRIPPYSADVVAALEMSEALKAAEFIKPGGTVILNKSKVYPIDIMINPETYPSWQEIEEVFKKLKAILINIDAAHIALQIGLPIAENIVMLGAVSFVSSFKKELMIEVLKKNIPHEIKKNTDAFLEGYRMAEGSLI, encoded by the coding sequence ATGTTGAATAATTTATATTTAGTTGGTGTCGGAGGTCAGGGAGTAATCAGATTAGGGCAAATCATTGCAGCATATGCTATGGAAGAAGGACAAAAAGTGAAGTTTTTTAAACAAGTTGGCATGGCTCAAAGAGGTGGAGCAGTTCATTGTGAAGTTAGAATAGGTGATGCATTTAGTTCAAGAATACCTCCCTATTCTGCAGATGTTGTTGCTGCTCTGGAAATGTCCGAGGCCTTAAAGGCTGCAGAATTTATTAAACCAGGGGGTACAGTCATTTTAAATAAGAGCAAGGTCTATCCCATAGATATTATGATAAATCCGGAAACATATCCTTCCTGGCAAGAGATTGAAGAGGTTTTCAAAAAGTTGAAAGCTATATTAATCAATATAGATGCTGCCCATATTGCATTACAGATTGGACTTCCTATTGCAGAAAATATCGTTATGTTGGGGGCTGTTTCTTTTGTTTCTTCTTTTAAAAAAGAGCTAATGATTGAAGTTTTAAAAAAGAATATTCCTCATGAGATAAAAAAGAATACAGATGCTTTTCTGGAAGGATATAGAATGGCAGAAGGATCATTAATATGA
- a CDS encoding thiamine pyrophosphate-dependent enzyme yields the protein MKKLLTGNEAIAEGAIAAGVEVVAGYPGTPSTEVILNLMAKRKELDFHIEWSVNEKVAFEIAAGAAWAGKRALVTMKMSGLNVASDSIANVAYSGCNSGLVIFVADDPGVHAGMAEQDSRYYAKSMIVPMLDVASQQECLDYVKAAFDVSEKIQGPVLLRSTTDISHTASDIVIGKKVELEKREAHFEHDITKYTKAGAALCMAQHRDALDRLAESLKIGDSYITESGIKVNETHFGNTKYGVIYSGAVEGTLREVLRRFQIEISWLKIGLVHPLPEDRIKEFLKTVDRLLVLEELEPLIETEVIRLAFQIGKKVEIMGKLDKTLSLIGDYSFTDIKKGLESLYQKKFAIENNQEIIEDTKKLQVKRPISFCTGCPHRGTYYALNKAIKNLRYKKDEIIITGDIGCTILGMNKPFESCWTEVAMGASIGMAQGFKWAGIKKPVIATIGDSTFFHAGIPPLINAVYQKVPLAVIILDNGWTAMTGFEENPGTVYLNETDTKRVDIVNVCQGCGVEKINIIDPYNPEESIKVIEEAIEYPGVSVVISRRECALQANRRRVKLNKFKVDISECTGCRICLNQLACPAMIFHPKTKNSKAFMEITADCFGCGLCQYTCPTGAIEVMEDVE from the coding sequence TTGAAAAAATTACTTACTGGTAATGAAGCCATTGCTGAGGGAGCAATTGCAGCAGGGGTGGAAGTGGTTGCTGGCTACCCCGGTACCCCTTCAACAGAAGTCATTTTAAACCTAATGGCGAAAAGAAAAGAATTAGATTTCCATATTGAGTGGAGTGTAAATGAAAAAGTAGCTTTTGAAATAGCCGCGGGTGCTGCCTGGGCAGGAAAGAGAGCTTTGGTTACTATGAAAATGTCTGGATTGAATGTAGCCTCAGATTCTATAGCCAATGTTGCTTATAGTGGTTGTAACAGTGGATTAGTCATTTTTGTGGCTGATGATCCGGGAGTACATGCCGGAATGGCAGAGCAGGATTCCAGATATTATGCTAAATCAATGATCGTACCTATGCTTGATGTTGCTTCTCAGCAGGAATGCTTGGATTATGTTAAAGCAGCTTTTGACGTTTCTGAAAAAATACAGGGACCTGTTCTACTAAGATCAACCACAGATATTTCTCATACTGCCTCTGATATAGTAATAGGTAAAAAAGTAGAGCTGGAAAAAAGAGAAGCTCATTTTGAACATGATATAACCAAATATACAAAAGCAGGCGCAGCTCTATGTATGGCACAACATCGGGATGCACTTGATAGGTTAGCTGAATCCCTCAAAATTGGTGATTCTTATATTACTGAATCGGGAATTAAGGTAAATGAAACCCACTTTGGTAATACTAAATATGGAGTGATTTATAGTGGAGCGGTGGAGGGAACTCTGCGTGAGGTATTAAGGAGATTTCAAATAGAAATATCCTGGCTAAAGATTGGACTAGTGCACCCCCTACCTGAGGATAGAATTAAGGAATTTTTAAAAACTGTTGACCGGTTATTAGTTTTGGAAGAATTAGAGCCACTCATAGAAACAGAAGTAATAAGATTAGCTTTCCAAATAGGTAAAAAAGTAGAAATTATGGGTAAACTTGATAAGACCTTATCATTGATAGGAGACTATTCCTTTACCGATATCAAGAAAGGTCTGGAATCACTTTACCAGAAAAAGTTTGCCATAGAAAATAATCAGGAAATAATTGAGGATACCAAAAAATTACAGGTTAAGCGCCCCATCTCTTTTTGTACCGGCTGCCCCCATCGAGGGACTTATTATGCCCTCAATAAAGCTATTAAAAATTTAAGGTATAAAAAAGATGAAATCATTATTACGGGAGATATTGGCTGTACTATCTTAGGAATGAATAAACCCTTTGAAAGCTGCTGGACTGAAGTGGCTATGGGTGCCAGTATCGGTATGGCACAAGGGTTTAAGTGGGCTGGTATAAAAAAACCTGTTATTGCTACGATAGGTGATTCTACCTTTTTTCATGCTGGTATCCCTCCCTTGATTAATGCAGTGTATCAAAAGGTTCCTTTAGCTGTAATCATCTTGGATAATGGATGGACTGCCATGACCGGTTTTGAAGAAAATCCTGGAACTGTTTATTTGAATGAGACTGATACCAAAAGAGTGGATATTGTGAATGTCTGCCAGGGTTGTGGAGTAGAAAAAATTAATATTATCGATCCTTATAATCCTGAGGAATCTATAAAAGTTATTGAAGAAGCAATAGAATATCCTGGTGTTTCAGTGGTAATCTCTCGTCGGGAATGTGCCCTGCAGGCAAATAGAAGAAGAGTGAAACTTAATAAGTTCAAGGTTGATATAAGTGAATGTACTGGTTGCCGAATTTGTTTAAATCAATTAGCTTGTCCAGCAATGATCTTTCATCCCAAAACTAAAAATAGCAAAGCTTTTATGGAGATTACTGCTGATTGCTTTGGTTGTGGATTATGTCAGTATACCTGTCCAACAGGGGCAATAGAGGTGATGGAAGATGTTGAATAA
- the hisC gene encoding histidinol-phosphate transaminase, which produces MLEAKHLTRKGILDLKPYIPGKPIEEVQRELGLKEVVKLASNETSLGPSPLAVEAIEREIKNINFYPEGTSRVLREKLAKKLNISEDFIIVGNGADNIIDLTGMAFINQGDEVITSETTFPAYETITKIMGGEFVTVGLKDFCFDLEGITERITGKTKMIYLCNPNNPTGTIVKTNSVEKMIRQIPEDVIVIFDEAYYDYVEDKDYPDSLSYVLDGKNVIILRTFSKIAGIAGVRIGYGIAKPELIGYLRRVVNPFTTNRLAQVAALASLDDEIHYQQVLKVNKEGKQYLYQELDKLNLFYLPTETNFIFIDLKEDSQLFFEKCLRKGVIIRPGKIYGTPTFIRVTIGTHFENEKFIQVLTEIIR; this is translated from the coding sequence ATGTTAGAAGCAAAGCATCTTACTAGAAAAGGTATCCTGGACTTAAAACCTTATATTCCAGGCAAACCTATTGAAGAGGTACAAAGAGAATTAGGGTTGAAAGAAGTAGTGAAGCTGGCTTCCAATGAAACATCCCTAGGACCATCACCTTTAGCGGTAGAGGCAATCGAAAGAGAAATTAAAAATATTAATTTTTATCCTGAAGGTACCAGCAGAGTATTAAGAGAGAAATTAGCAAAGAAATTGAATATCAGTGAAGATTTTATTATTGTTGGTAATGGAGCGGATAATATTATTGACCTTACTGGCATGGCTTTTATTAACCAGGGTGATGAAGTAATAACAAGTGAAACCACTTTCCCAGCCTATGAAACTATTACCAAAATAATGGGTGGAGAGTTCGTTACAGTTGGATTAAAAGATTTCTGTTTTGACTTAGAGGGAATAACTGAAAGAATTACTGGGAAAACTAAAATGATTTATCTTTGTAATCCCAATAACCCAACCGGCACAATTGTAAAGACCAATTCAGTGGAAAAGATGATAAGACAGATTCCTGAAGATGTCATTGTGATTTTTGATGAAGCTTATTATGACTATGTAGAAGATAAAGACTATCCTGATAGTCTTTCTTATGTTTTAGATGGGAAGAACGTAATCATCCTGCGTACCTTCTCCAAAATAGCAGGAATAGCTGGAGTTAGAATAGGTTATGGCATTGCCAAGCCCGAATTAATTGGCTACCTAAGAAGGGTAGTTAATCCTTTTACTACTAATCGGCTGGCTCAAGTTGCTGCTCTGGCCTCCTTAGATGATGAGATCCATTATCAGCAGGTTTTAAAAGTAAACAAGGAAGGTAAGCAATATCTCTACCAAGAGTTAGATAAACTCAATTTATTCTACCTTCCCACCGAAACAAATTTCATCTTCATTGATTTGAAAGAAGATAGTCAATTATTTTTTGAAAAGTGTTTAAGAAAAGGAGTTATCATTAGACCTGGAAAAATATATGGGACTCCTACTTTTATTCGGGTGACTATTGGCACTCATTTTGAAAATGAAAAATTTATTCAGGTTTTAACTGAAATAATAAGATAG
- a CDS encoding DUF6282 family protein — translation MSISLPENDKEIMKGVIDLHVHAAPDIFKRPFNEIELARQAQDIGYKALLFKSHGVINSDRMLYVRETAPELEVFGGIVLNYSVGGINPEAVEVALSWNAKEVWMPSIHSKNHIDFFGIDGYPDLELIKNIHRSGKRVEGINILDSNKKLIPEILDILDLIAKENVILGTCHLSLEETYVLVKTAKERGVEKILITHPELDILSITIEDQKRLSDMGAIIEHCFIPIVPLQRNPKFNHEFMAEAIKKIGAEHCVMSTDLGQFANPHPIEGMRLFINIMMHYGISKKEIEIMTKINPARLLELS, via the coding sequence ATGAGCATCAGTTTGCCTGAAAATGACAAGGAAATTATGAAAGGAGTCATCGATCTTCATGTACATGCTGCTCCTGATATATTCAAAAGACCTTTTAATGAAATTGAATTGGCTAGACAAGCTCAAGATATTGGATATAAAGCGCTATTGTTTAAATCTCATGGTGTAATTAATTCAGATAGGATGTTATATGTAAGAGAAACTGCTCCTGAACTTGAAGTATTTGGTGGGATTGTGTTGAATTACTCAGTTGGTGGAATTAATCCAGAAGCAGTAGAGGTTGCATTGTCGTGGAATGCGAAAGAGGTATGGATGCCAAGTATTCATTCAAAAAATCATATTGATTTTTTTGGCATAGATGGCTATCCAGATTTAGAACTAATTAAAAATATACATAGATCGGGAAAGAGGGTAGAGGGGATTAATATTTTAGACTCAAATAAAAAATTAATTCCTGAAATTCTCGATATTTTAGATCTTATTGCAAAGGAAAATGTTATTTTAGGGACGTGTCATCTTTCTTTGGAAGAGACTTATGTTTTGGTAAAAACTGCAAAAGAAAGAGGTGTAGAGAAAATACTAATAACTCACCCTGAACTAGATATCTTAAGTATTACAATTGAAGATCAAAAAAGACTATCAGATATGGGAGCAATTATAGAACACTGTTTTATTCCCATTGTTCCTTTACAACGTAATCCAAAATTTAACCATGAGTTTATGGCAGAAGCAATTAAAAAAATAGGAGCTGAACACTGTGTTATGTCAACAGATTTGGGACAATTTGCCAATCCTCATCCTATTGAAGGAATGCGTTTATTCATAAATATAATGATGCATTATGGTATAAGTAAAAAGGAAATAGAAATAATGACTAAAATTAATCCCGCTAGACTTCTAGAGTTATCTTAA